The Solanum pennellii chromosome 11, SPENNV200 sequence taGATGACAAACTTGCACTGAGCCGGttctataaaaagaaattacaagtTGTTCAACTCCCTTATCATGTCTAACATTACATGTACATCATTTACAAGAGACAAGTTGCACCAAAAACCTAGTAAAGCATTTTTGTTCAAGGCTAAGTATGTCTGTCCTTATGCCTTAGAGCAAATTCAACTGTTTCTTTCAAGCTAAATAGTCCTCCAGATGATGCGTGTTGAGTGTTCCAAGTCTTCAGGTACTTCTTGTTCACTCCCTTTCTTTCCAGAAATGCAGTAGGTCTAAAGTGGAGTTGCAAAAATACATGCACCAAAGCTGAAATATGACCTTGCAATTCGTAAAAAGATGTCAGTTATCTTCAGAATATTCGTCACATATGTTGCAGACTGTTTTACACCATGCCATTTATTATGTCTTTTTAATactattttcaaaagttttaggaatttcaaataattagtcaaattcaaattttgatgttACGTTCTCTGTATTGGCAACCTTTGGTCAatctttattttaatgtttactTCTACTATTACATACATAATACACAAGACAATGATATCTTATGGACAATGACGAGTCCAAGCAGCCACCAATCCAGCAGACGAGGGGCATTCAGATGTAGACTTCAGTCCTGCTACCTCTCTTCAGTTTCTTGTGAATCTTcctgtgttttttttaaatgcaGTTCCTTTAGAGGCAGTAACTGCTTTATCCGTATGAAAATAGAACCTCCATCTCTTTACAGTCAAAGCCCAAGTTATCTGAGACTGTTTCAAAGGGATCACAATTTTAAAAGAAgtgaataaaatttgaaatgcTTGTAGTCTCTGAGAACCTGGTACAGTCATTGTTTATTGCTTATCTTGTTAAAATAATGCTTTTCTCAAAACAGTATGCTGGAAAACATGTGACTAATAGAAGCatacatatcaatatgatgcTAATTTTCTGTTCTAACAAGTCATTATATTCTTCTACGGAAGCAGCACTCGTCGCTCCTGGTGATTTCACAAACAGGCAAGTCATTTCAAGGTGCATATGATTCTCCTTGCTCAGAAGGCAATCTTAGAAGAACCAGCTAAATCTCTCACAGGCTTAAACACATCCACTAAGCTAGAATTCAGTTGCGCATGGTGGAGCAGGAAGATATTGGCAGTGCTGAGCTTTACATGAATGTGTAAAGTCTTTGTTAGACGGCCAGGTTTCAGACCACATGTCATTTGAATGTACAAAGGATATGTAGAGGCAGGTGAAGATTGCTCCGTCTGCTTTATGTGTGAATCATGGAAGAATATTGTCTGACCTGAGTAATGATTCACTGAGGTGGATGTCGTCCCCAGCTAGATCCTTGAGCAAGTGAATGAGGTGGTATAAATATAGCGGTCAACTTTATGCTTTGTGGAGGTGTAAGTCGTAAATAGTGGATGCAGCTGTATCTACAGTGACTGACTTACGATTCTggatttttgttgatatttttcaCTTGTGTGTTTTCGTGGTATAGTGGGTGATCATTCCTTTGCGTCTATAACATCCATATCCCTTCATTACTGTGCTTTAGCAATGCTATTGCTTGTACAGCTTCCAGGAGGTGCACCATCCACAATATTCTCCTGCTTATCATGTTAAAATTATGCATCCATCAGTTTGTCCAGGGTTCGTCTTGTCAATGGATTTGATTTGGGAACtatgtttatttataaaatttttacttttcaagattgatttttaaatgatgactaaatatatgcattttcaaagttaattttTGAGAAGGTGAGGCTCACTTAATAGCATCGATTGTTTTGGTTATATTCAAAGTCTTACATTAGTCACTCAATACTACATTGCTTGTTTTGGTTCTAAGTATGATATctcttattatttcttattttagtaAGATATTTTTCACAATACTCTCCCCTTTTATAGAGCCAACCTAATAAGTTGAGATTAATCCAAGTAAAGACAAATGAAGAAACCTAGAAATTATCCTGTTTTAAAAATTGCTTAAGACTTGTTTGCGTTACATAAAAATGGTACTTGTTTATCTTTGGGGACTAACACTTGATTAGCTAGCATGGATAAACCATCTGGGTAAAGAAGGATCTAATGATAGAAGTAATGTCACATTTGATATTATTGTCCTAGCATGTCTGTTAGAATTTATCTGTAAATTCATATAGCCAACTTGCACTATTCATATTGAATTCAAAACACTAATTTATGcacttcttcttcaagattagGGCTGTTCAAAATCGAATCGAAAtcgataaaaaagttattggtttatagtattgggttattggtttaGCGATTTTAATaacggttttgattttttttgttatcgggTTATCGGTTCTTAACGGTTTAAAGTTTTTTGTCAACGGGTTAACCGATAACccgatagtaaattaaataattgtaattatattattttgtatataaaatccTTGACTTAAAGTTTgatttcctacttttatttttggttgtctcaaacacttagttattctacaatgtaaataaaagtgtttgcttttgaaaaaGATGTAACTTATGAACTCAAGtgcatggtttatttggttttcactttctttataagtgattttcaatgttttttcttttgtgtcaaatcgtaacggttaaaccgataaccgaaccgaaccgataaCGATCAAAAACCGATAACCAATAATCGATAAGCTAATATCTTAATGGTTCTATAACGGTTTTGCATTTATACAAACCGATAACCAATAAGCCAACCCGATAAACTTCAAAATCGAAGCGGACCGATCGATACGCAGCCCTATTCAAGATGGATAGTTGAACCACCATTCTGTTATATTCTTCAATCACTAATTAAGGTATATGATTAAACATTTGGAAATTATTAGGGTGGTTGTCTTCTATGAATTGCTTTGTAAATAAAATAGTTGCCATGTGCTCCCATGGTATTAGAAAATCCTCATGctcattttgtatattttttccttctctttccCCTCAAGTATATGTATTAGGGACAGTTTGTACCCTATGCAACTTTTCTCTACTTTATAGAGTGAGAGCTTATATATGCAGAACTCTTCTGATGCACTAGTCACATCCTCTAATATAGCatctattgaaaaatatttccatattttaaaaaaatcttttttagttTGTATTGAACAATCATGAAAGAACTACCAATTGCTATCCTCTACCAACTtgcactacaacaaaaataacttttagcggcaataaataGACAGATTAATAAAGAGTCCTAGAGTCTTTTCCAACGTTAGTTAAGTGTTATTAGATGCAACGTcactaaaggctttagggacatatacaaagagtgtccCTAAAGCCGTTAGACTATTGCCGTTGATTAATTCCAGCTAAAGATCACTTTTTATGCAGTGTGAAGGTAGTATAATTCATCCAAAGTTGAGAAACGTAAGGTGTTTTACCATTGATATTGTGCTAAGTGTGAACATCAAGCTTCAAAAGGCATGGTCTAATGCCTTGTTGATCAAATGAGTGAGATTTAGAGAAGGGAACATGTTTAACATCTTCGTATTGCTCAGAATCTTGTCTAATTTCTTAAATATGCAACCTCTGTGATCCATTGTACCATTCaatcaaatatatgtatttcCTATATATCCAATATGGGCAAATCTATAAGcataaaatgatcattgaaATTCAACAGTTTCATTATGAAACACAGGTAATCCTCCAAACTTCTCCTATGCACCAAGAATGATGTTAAAAGTCTCCTTACTAACTATGGCTGTTGCCATTGATCTGTAAGATTTACGAGCGAGTTCCGTTGTTCttgtttgattctttgatcATAGGTTGCATAGACTACTATCACCAACACATTTCTTTCGTTCTGTATATTGATGGGTAACCTTGTAGTCATGAGGTGTTGGATAGTATCTAATGTTTGGCTACAATGAATGAAAATTTTGGGTTATGGTTGATGATTTCTTGCAAtgataaaagaaatgaacaatcaatttattgataatttgttattttaaaactcAATAAATTGGTTACATTATAGTAAACATAGCAATTCAATAAAAGTCAACTTGACAAGATGAACTCAAAAAGGTTACAACAAGTACAATTGTTTGTTTGTGAATGCTTAAAGTTATTTGAAGCACTTTTTGGGAAtgaaaatagaagaagaaacCCCATAAACATAAAACTTAAGCAGAATCATCATTCTGAGCAAAATCAAGAGATTTTTTGCCTTCATGAGCTTTTCCAAAAAAGTTTTTCATGTAATCGCCAAACAAGACTTGTTTGTAGTGAGCAACTCCatcactttccacaagttgagGCAATGGACCTATCTTTTCACTTGGCTTTGGTGTAGCAAACAATGGAACTGAAACTCTTGATTCTGAACTTGTTGTACGAACTCTATGCTCCGCGCTCTTGTATCTCCCATTACTTAAGATCTAAATCCAAAATCCAAAATTATTAGGCTCCATTTCCTTTGATTATGTAAAAATCTAGTGTATATTTCATAAGATTAacttatatatgtaaatttattcTAATATACTATATGGTTGCCTATAAAGATAACTACAGGTAATTGTTCGTAAAATGAAATCAATAACCTAGAAAATAAGATTGATTATCTACTACAACAAACCATAATatagtataaaaaattatttacgcTGTCAGAGTATAAAAGTGAAATCCATTCTTACTTGCATGGTATCTCCAACATTGATAACTAAAGCACCAGGAATGGGAGGAATCTCAATCCACTCATCTTCAACACCTTGTTCAAGTTTAACATATAGACCACCAATGCCATCTTGTAATAAAACAGTTAGGGTTCCCATGTCCGAATGGCGTCCGACGCCTACTGTTAGCTCTGGATTAGGGCAACTTGGGTAAAAATTCATGTTTACCATTTTGAGCCCTGTTAGTGATTCAAATTTTTCTTCATCTAGTGTTGCTCCaagattttcaaataatatcTCCAATAGTATCCTCACCATTTTTGTTGATGACTTCAAATATTCAAGAGCCACATCCctaacatatgaaaaatatatgaaatttatttttttctatgtttgatAACTAGCAAAAAGTATTGTTCcaaaatcatttatatataatatatttttctacttcCACAATAGAAgtcatatttataaaatttaaagaatttattcttctgaaaaaaataatcaatcaaatatgagaaaaatatattttcctttataCTACATACACCCTTACTCACATAAACGATAATTGCAAGTAGTCACtcataaaagagaaaattaatgaaatattgtTACTTGCTACAATAAGTTAAAAATACTTTGATAGGATAGATTTTTACACTTTGCATGtacataattaaaatcaaaaacaaaagcGAAGTATTCACATAACGGTTTTTGGAATTAATATGGACATGACCATATGCTCTATATTTGATATAATCTAATTTATACAGGTACTTTCTCTGTTACAATTTAAatgactcattttttttttagtcagtctaaaaaaaatgaccatttttatatttagaaaataatttaattttaaaatatctattttatctttaatgaaatgatttataataatataaacatctatgacatattttagattacgagttttaaaaaaaattctttctttcATAAACTTTGTGTCAGATTAAACTAGGAGAGGAAAAAGTTTATACTAAGTGTGTAACCTTCCATAAAAAGTGGGATTAGAAAGTGATCCAATTAAAGAGAAAGTTAAGAAGAGTTCCTACTTGCATTGAGGAGGCCATTGTGCATGTGCCTCATCATCATTAGTATACATCATACTAACATAATCTTTCCATTCCAAAGCCATTTCCTTTTCAGGTACAAAGCTAGTCCCATATTTAACCAACGGACTTGGACTCACTTCTTTTAGATAAACAGCCTTTTCCATAGGTGGTTGAGCAAAGAAGTTATGTGCTGCACCTTTAAGTGATTCCAACAATTCCAATGTCACACCATGATTAATCACTTGAAAAAATCCAAGTGTCTCAGCAGCCTTTGTAATAGTTCCCACCACTTGATCATGTTCAGGACCATgtaattttgataaatcaatGGCCAGCAATACTTGATCAATATCATCatttgaattgatgatttttttgtcAATTAATATTCTCTCTTTTGGTGGTTGTATGTATCTTTCTGGTACTATTTTAATGCCATTGTCTACAAGTCCCTTTACTCCATTACCCTTTTGGACCACAAAATCAAACAAGGCATTACTTTCATCAATACTTGGGGTCATATTATATTCTTTGGAAATATATTTTGCTAAATCaagattttgtgattttgaATGAGGAAAGTTGTGCTTCCTATCTATACCAATTTAtagtaaatgttttttttttggggttaCATGGCTAAATTCTATTTTATGTTTAGGAAGCAAGATTTTGGCATTTGAAGTTGTTGGAAATATAATATGATCTAGttgaacattaaaaaatatgtatttcaacatttttctttGATTCTTTATTCTAACCCTTGCTTGAATTAGTTTAATTGGTGCAATAGAATCGATACTCAAAAACTATATAATTTGGATGTCCAA is a genomic window containing:
- the LOC107004094 gene encoding feruloyl CoA ortho-hydroxylase 1, which produces MTPSIDESNALFDFVVQKGNGVKGLVDNGIKIVPERYIQPPKERILIDKKIINSNDDIDQVLLAIDLSKLHGPEHDQVVGTITKAAETLGFFQVINHGVTLELLESLKGAAHNFFAQPPMEKAVYLKEVSPSPLVKYGTSFVPEKEMALEWKDYVSMMYTNDDEAHAQWPPQCKDVALEYLKSSTKMVRILLEILFENLGATLDEEKFESLTGLKMVNMNFYPSCPNPELTVGVGRHSDMGTLTVLLQDGIGGLYVKLEQGVEDEWIEIPPIPGALVINVGDTMQILSNGRYKSAEHRVRTTSSESRVSVPLFATPKPSEKIGPLPQLVESDGVAHYKQVLFGDYMKNFFGKAHEGKKSLDFAQNDDSA